In the Hemitrygon akajei chromosome 7, sHemAka1.3, whole genome shotgun sequence genome, one interval contains:
- the LOC140731280 gene encoding lipocalin-15-like, translating into MASVQENTSSCDEVRNTGLLLGKHCASTQIATDAKVPIKSPVPLTLCSSFTTRTMAASTVLVFVAINLIQSFAATPPNCKMLQPKKIDLKSTTFSGKWHLLRWATQYKPYREEFGQVDNAFLVNSPVVEKNKTLMKGYMRIGDKCISEMEAYDLSRNGVDFTSEAMPFMVFRILDTKIQNSLLFYIEEKREGKMYHTLSLYGRKPIAMENELKIFEEQVQCAGMKTDRIIVLPQLKDECNPEDTVEALKLI; encoded by the exons ATGGCATCGGTCCAAGAAAACACATCATCCTGTGATGAAGTAAGAAATACCGGGCTGCTGTTGGGTAAACATTGTGCCAGTACTCAGATTGCAACAGACGCCAAGGTTCCTATAAAAAGCCCAGTGCCGCTAACTCTCTGCAGTTCGTTCACAACCAGGACAATGGCTGCTTCCACTGTGCTGGTCTTCGTTGCTATCAACCTGATTCAGTCGTTTGCTGCTACTCCCCCCAACTGCAAGATGCTCCAACCAAAAAAGATTGATCTGAAGAGTACGACG TTCTCTGGCAAATGGCACTTACTGCGCTGGGCAACTCAGTACAAGCCCTACCGAGAGGAGTTTGGCCAAGTGGACAATGCTTTCCTTGTGAACTCTCCTGTTGTCGAAAAGAACAAAACGCTGATGAAGGGCTACATGCGGAT AGGAGACAAATGCATCTCTGAGATGGAGGCCTACGATTTATCGAGAAACGGTGTGGATTTCACCAGTGAAG CCATGCCATTTATGGTGTTCAGAATTCTCGACACAAAGATTCAAAATTCCTTGCTTTTCTACATTGAGGAGAAAAGAGAAGGCAAAATGTACCACACACTTTCCCTCTATG GTCGAAAGCCAATTGCAATGGAGAATGAGCTGAAGATCTTTGAAGAACAGGTGCAATGTGCAGGAATGAAGACGGATAGAATCATAGTGCTACCTCAATTGAAG GACGAGTGCAACCCAGAAGACACAGTGGAAGCCCTCAAATTAATATAA